In the Hordeum vulgare subsp. vulgare chromosome 7H, MorexV3_pseudomolecules_assembly, whole genome shotgun sequence genome, one interval contains:
- the LOC123407748 gene encoding uncharacterized protein LOC123407748 — protein MMHGKSDSDITSLAASSPPRSPKRAGGYYVQSPSRDSAHDGGGAGGYKSSSMQATPVYNSPNESPSHPSYGRHSRASSVSRFSGILRGGSGRKGGGGGGGDLKAVNAKGWPECSVIEEEGSYEGLSGGDSGLSGRCKVALGFVSFLLLFTVICLIVWGAARPYEPDVVVKSIAMDNFYAGEGTDHSGVPTKMVTLNCSLNMIVYNPASMFGIHVSSGPVRLLYSEIAIGVGQVRKYYQPSRSHRLVSAVIHGEKVPLYGAGGGLSLSGNDGATVPLTVDFELVSRGYVIGKLVRVTHRAHVTCRITVDAKRARTRIPKKACAVYKA, from the exons ATGATGCACGGCAAGTCGGACTCGGACATCACGAGCCTGGCGGCGTCGTCGCCGCCGCGGTCGCCGAAGCGGGCGGGCGGCTACTACGTGCAGAGCCCGTCGCGGGACTCGGCGCACGACGGCGGGGGCGCCGGCGGGTACAAGTCGTCGTCGATGCAGGCCACCCCCGTGTACAACAGCCCCAACGAGTCCCCCTCGCACCCCTCCTACGGCCGCCACTCCCGGGCCTCCTCCGTCAGCCGCTTCTCCGGCATCCtccgcggcggcagcgggcgcaagggcggcggcggcggcgggggcgacctcAAGGCCGTGAACGCCAAGGGGTGGCCCGAGTGCAGCGTCATCGAGGAGGAGGGCTCCTACGAGGGCCTCTCCGGCGGCGACAGCGGCCTCTCCGGCCGCTGCAAGGTCGCGCTCGGCTTCGTCAGCTTCCTCCTGCTCTTCACCGTCATCTGCCTCATCGTCTGGGGCGCCGCCCGCCCCTACGAGCCCGACGTCGTCGTCAAG AGCATAGCCATGGATAACTTCTACGCCGGAGAGGGCACAGACCACAGCGGGGTTCCGACCAAGATGGTCACCCTCAACTGCTCCCTCAACATGATCGTGTACAACCCTGCTTCCATGTTCGGGATCCATGTCTCCTCGGGCCCCGTCCGCCTGCTCTATTCCGAGATCGCCATCGGGGTTGGACAG GTCCGCAAGTACTACCAGCCGAGCAGGAGCCACCGGCTGGTGTCGGCGGTGATCCACGGCGAGAAGGTGCCGCTCTACGGCGCCGGGGGCGGGCTCTCGCTGTCCGGGAACGACGGCGCGACGGTGCCCCTCACGGTGGACTTCGAGCTCGTCTCCCGGGGCTACGTCATCGGCAAGCTGGTCCGGGTGACGCACAGGGCGCACGTGACGTGCCGCATCACCGTCGACGCCAAGAGGGCGAGGACCCGGATCCCCAAGAAGGCCTGCGCCGTCTACAAGGCCTGA
- the LOC123407746 gene encoding F-box protein At5g07610-like, translating into MADGRLNPADKLTEDLLVEILSRVPYKSLCRFKCVSKRWRGIISHPDHRKALPQYHLHDLAGFLYSSDVDKAGWFGRPVSAHNFTGVSVGTRPPVRPSLPFLPDCEQFHLLDSCNGLLLCRRFQAFGSEAFDYVVCNPATEKWVALPGFFTKMQTARLGFDPAVSSHFHVFRFVEDGYVKGVEIYSSKTGAWSHNECRSWIFPTSIVHESKSVFFNGLLHLLAVESVVVAVDVEGTTWKVIPTPRPGPGVDVGFIDLSQGRLYLARCDPHREYKLSIWVLEDYDSEEDYNEEDYGDERFGSQVWVLKHSVRCLNLFGVKDVQVRDQYHIVALHPQQNTIFLVYEHDKVLMSYEMDSGKVQFITDLGPDSVEPYLPYVTLYSKELADWN; encoded by the coding sequence ATGGCAGACGGGCGGCTGAATCCagcggacaagctcaccgaagacctCCTCGTCGAGATCCTGTCGCGCGTGCCGTACAAGTCGCTGTGCCGCTTCAAGTGCGTCTCCAAGCGGTGGCGCGGCATCATCTCCCACCCCGACCACCGCAAGGCGCTGCCGCAGTACCATCTCCATGACCTCGCCGGCTTCCTCTACTCGAGCGACGTCGACAAGGCTGGCTGGTTTGGGCGGCCTGTATCTGCTCACAATTTCACGGGTGTCTCTGTGGGAACCCGCCCTCCTGTCCGCCCTTCACTCCCCTTCCTGCCTGACTGCGAGCAATTCCACCTTCTCGACAGCTGCAACGGCCTGCTCCTCTGCCGCCGCTTCCAGGCCTTTGGTTCGGAGGCATTTGATTACGTGGTGTGCAATCCTGCCACGGAGAAATGGGTCGCCCTGCCCGGCTTCTTCACCAAGATGCAGACAGCTCGCTTGGGGTTCGACCCGGCTGTTTCCTCGCACTTCCATGTGTTCCGTTTCGTGGAGGATGGATACGTCAAAGGGGTAGAGATCTACTCGTCCAAAACTGGGGCCTGGAGTCACAATGAATGCCGCAGTTGGATCTTCCCAACAAGTATAGTCCATGAATCCAAAAGTGTTTTTTTCAATGGTTTGCTGCATTTGCTCGCCGTCGAGTCTGTGGTGGTGGCAGTGGATGTGGAGGGAACTACTTGGAAGGTTATTCCTACACCACGCCCTGGCCCCGGTGTTGATGTCGGGTTCATTGATCTGTCTCAAGGGCGTTTATATCTGGCAAGATGTGATCCGCACCGTGAGTACAAACTATCAATCTGGGTTCTCGAAGACTACGACAGTGAAGAAGACTACAATGAAGAAGACTACGGTGATGAACGCTTCGGCAGTCAAGTGTGGGTCTTGAAGCACAGTGTCAGGTGTTTGAATCTATTTGGAGTGAAGGATGTCCAGGTGAGAGACCAGTACCATATTGTCGCCCTCCACCCACAACAAAACACGATTTTCTTGGTTTATGAGCATGACAAAGTACTCATGTCTTATGAAATGGATAGTGGGAAAGTGCAGTTCATCACCGATCTTGGACCTGATTCCGTGGAGCCCTATCTTCCTTATGTAACCTTGTACTCGAAGGAATTGGCAGATTGGAACTGA